The nucleotide window AGTAGTGGACAACGGGGATGGAGGCAGGCAACGGCCTCTTGCCTTGCCTGCACACTTCCAAGTGATGGCTGAGAATTAGGGTTGGAAGCagatgtcctgcatgcagctgctctgcaatggacggtgaaggtaggggacaatgacGGTGGCTGAAAAGAacccagctgcatgccctggtgttctgttcggtgggcatgcttccaaacaaaactttgctaggtcttctTTTCGGcagaggccttatatttagcaattcagcaaaacctccactaggtcttattttcagggaaacagggtactTGAGGAGTGGACCAAGACACCAGGTGGTTGTAGCATAACAGGTAACGTTTACCGAACATATTCTATACAAAGTAAACACAAATCTTGAATGGTTTTAATACTAGAGGATGGCACTGAAAGAGTTAATTTGTGTGGTGTATCTCCGTGATTGCCATCTGCCATTACCTGATAACAACAGAAAAGTGTAGATCAACAGATTTACAGACTTATATACCTACATATAGTACATCTTAGGTGATCCTGAGACCTTACCAGCACTGGTATaaaaatcaaactgggacagcgctggaaaaaatggaaaaaaataagaatatttagatggagtgcacgtctcaccgcacaggacccttccgttcggcttcttccaatagtaaacgtaggagacagcacttattcacatcagacgcgacgtttcggctggtacttcagcctttctcaagcacgccgaaacgttgcgtctgatgtgaataaaaaatcacgttttttcacaagaagtgctgtctcctacgtttactacaTATCAGCACTGGGTCACTGCACACAGGGCGGTTGTCACTTCTCTActtgcactttcctgggcagcCCATACAGGATAATATGGCAATCTGTGAGAACTGGAGATAATTATATGAATAGTGCTAGATCCTGAATAATCTGGTTTGTTTGATTTTGTTGCTGTATAAAGCCTATGGATATACAGGCACAAGTTCTGCTAACCTGGAACAACTTGCTCACACTGTGCCTGGTATAGAACGCTTTTCTGTATTTTCCCCCAGATTACGCCTAACATCCGCAGGACGGCACATCTGCCCTGAGACTGGGATACAGTTTGTGGTGAAGGGGCCGGTGGTCCTGGAGTACAATGTGGAGTCCTGGAGTAATCACATGACCGATACCCTGAGAAGCCGATACGAGACTGTGGGTCCTCTGTTCAATGTAACAGTACAGGAAGGGCCGGATAACGTGTCAGCTGTGTATCTACCTCATTACCTGTCTCCACAATGTAAGTTGCTCCGGTCttataataataatcaatgtGATGTTAGAGGGAAACTATAGGCTGGTTagacgaatgtaacctgctgatagctccctactgtgcctgggggctgaggatgaaggggggcctcttacctccatcctctgtgcagtttgtagttggATCCAGCATCCAGTAAGGCTGTTCAGAGCCCCGGGGGCCCAACATATTTCACTATCGTTTTTGGTGCATTTACTAACCAAATGTAAAGAGGTGGGTTTACACACATACATgtctatactagagatgagcggatcggCCCTCTAAAAGCGAAGTGTTTCGTTTTCAGCCACCTGCCTTTCAACTGCCGCCCCATGCCTCTCCTCCCTGGCTGccgggaaaagctagatccagcaagaagtttcccaggactggatccagcttttcccaacacccagggtggagcagcaggTAGAGGAACACTCTTGAAAGGCAGATGGCTGATAAGCAGCTTGACGAACAAACAAAGAGGTttgcttaggggcctattccacggaacgataatcagccgaagcgtcccaattcggccaattatcgctccgtggaaaagagagaacgatcaggggatgatcgtgtcatcagctgatcgttcatttagtttcaaacctaaaatcatcggtcgccacctgcgcatcactacgtggaatagcggtgtgcggcgggcgaccggcgatttaaaaacatcatacattacctgtccaggctgcaggttttctccttcttcctcccgatcccgcgccgcagcagcttcggagcggcctgtctgagctgataggcatacaggtaatgtatgaaacaagggctgcaaggacatcggtaacgatctaGGTGTGCCGCACAGCagctccggagcaggtgtagatattTTCCATGACAATCAGGTGTAGGATGAGATTaaacctcctcccctccctgtcacgccccctgtgcacccatcAGGTGTAGGATGAGATTacgcctcctcccctccctgtcaCGCCCCCTGCGCACCCATCAGGTGTAGGATGAGATTacgcctcctcccctccctgtcaCGCCCCCTGCGCACCCATCAGGTGTAGGATGAGATTACGCCTCCTCCCATCGCTGTCAcgccccctgtgcacccatcAGGTGTAGGATGAGATTacgcctcctcccctccctgtcacgccccctgtgcacccatcAGGTGTAGGATGAGATTacgcctcctcccctccctgtcacgccccctgtgcacccatcAGGTGGGCAGGGCGTACATTGGGGGAAAGGGGGAGATTTTTGCACAAGCTGAGTGCTTTGGGGAAAAAATTTTCACCCTATCCCTGGCGTATTCTAGGTGCGTaaaaaagcaggtgtagatttggtacgcggGACAGATTCACTATTAAAATCGACTGgtggaaagggggtggggcttaatttAAGATCGGCGtacttgataaatcttcctcccGGATGTCTAAAACATTGTTGTATCCCAGACTAAGCTATAGTACATCATCCCCCCTGTTATGCATACAGAATGTGACCTCACCCTTGTTCTCTTGTGAGCCCTGTAGTATAGTGGGGCACACCCAGCATGGTGTAATACAATGTACACATCAGTGACTATATTTCTGTGTCTTGCAGGTTATGACCAGTATAAAACCTATATTAAATGTGTCCATTTTAAAGACAATAAAATAACCCTGGAGTCACCGACAAGACTTGACCCCTCTTACGCGGTGCTGGAGAATCCCACTTTTTCCTTTTGGGGGGTTCTAATAGAGAAGATCCTGACATTTATACCGAGTCTCTTCCCTCTTGATGGGGTTGTACTGATCTACTGCAAAGTCGATACGACCTACAGCTTTCGCCTCTTTGCCATGATTGATAATGAACCGAGATTAAAAAGGGTGAGTCCATTACATtgtgctgaaatactctgtgacAGCTGTTACACCGGCTAAGAACTGGACCTGTATAGGGATAAACAGGTAGTGTGAGCAGTATAgcaagaagggggagagggaacatGCTTAATAACAGGGGAAGGACACATTTTtgtctggtaagatatattacaaagattCTTATATTTGCTTGTTGATCTATGCAGGGATTGTTGAAACGACAATGTGAAAGCAAAAAAGTCACTTGTGCTATGTGCTCCCTATAATCTTCTCCGTATTCCCGCTCTTATACACTCCAGGCTATTGACAAGCAGGTGGGGAATGAATTTCACTACATTTCTAAACCTCCCCAGACGAGTTCTGTGTACAGATGGAAAGACTACGTTGTGCAGGGACCTCCTGGAGCGGTGATGGAAGCGGAGGTAAGACCAGCGGGGTAACTATCGGGGATAAATACATAAATAGCATCTAATGGAGCTGGGATAGGCAGGGCCCAAGGGCAGGGTCTCAAAGCTGCATACAGTTATGCATACAAACTTtcccctgctcggcccgtggaataggcccataaCACTGATAGCGATTACTATCGAGTGTGATGGATTGTCACCATCCAGCCCTATTGTTCTGGGGGGTATAAGTCGGGGCCACAGCACTCTGGCTGCAGCTTTACAGAGATAACATATGAAcgtatatttacatatattttacctttttAGGTTATACGTTTCAAATTCTCCTGTCCATCTAAGCTTTATCCTTACACTGGGATTACTGTACGGGACATCGGTGAGGAAATCCAGCTGAGTATAGCAGAGAGAAGCAATGGGAACATCGTCTGGTCACGCTCTCTAAGAAGAGGTGAGGAGgttacagagcaggagagagCGGCGGCTTATATGTTATTTATTACTGATACTAAAGCAACCACATGCcccacagatttaaaggggtatttcaaatTATATCACGTATCCCTTACCAGGCTACAGGATAGGGGATCGGAGTCAGATTGTGGCAGGTCCATCCCCAGGCACTTAGCAGAAGGAGATTAGGTGTCAGCGCCCATTCCATGTCCTgccactgacagcagccaccgtCGCCTTCATACGCAGTGACACCTAGACACAAGAACGTCCTTAGATTAGGAGTTTCTGTTTTATgtgatgtatataactttctattgTTGTTCCTTTTATTAGAAGATCTTGACCATCTCAGGGGGGAGACAGCCGGATCTGCTACAAATAGAAGATCACAACAACCGCCCTTCCCAGGTAATGACACAAATCCAACAGCAGCACATAGACTTACAGTGACATCGCACTGACATACAGCCGCCACTACcactaaaaggggtactccggcaaaaagaaaaccctgcaggaagtgatgttttctgtccagtctgacacagtgctctctgctgccacctctgtccatgtcaggaactgtccagagcagcagcaaatccccatagaaaacctctcctgctctggacagttcccgacatggcagcagagagcactgtgtcagactagaaagaatacaccacttcctgcaggacatacagcagctgataaatactggaagactggagattttcaaatagaagtaaattccaaatctgtataactttctgacaccacttgagtTCAAAGAACATTTTTACAGTGTTTTCCTTTTAAAGTAGCCTCCAAGGGAAAGTCAAACATATACATCCACATGTAACTTGCCCGGCACAGCTGCTTCTTTGTTACTGGACAGCAGAGTAGCCTGACACATATTACATGGGTGGCCAAGTCACAGAGACAGCCTGGGTAGCTGCTATGGGGTAGGCACATCTAGTTAGAAGGCTGCTGCTTTATATAGGGAAAAGATATATGTTTAAAAACCTCTCATGTTGTATTTTCTGATTACAGATCAGCGGCACTTTGTGGACAGACATCGTGCTGCACCAATAGGACGGGTGGCTCCTATCCCAGACAGAGAGCAGCTTGTGGACAGACATCGTGTTGCTCCAATCCCGTATGAGGAGCATTTTGTTGATAGATATCGCCCTGCACTGATACAGCGGATAGCTTTGGTGGCTCCGATCCTTGATGATCTTCTTCAGAGGAGGTTACTGACACGTGAACAGTACGAAATAATATTCAGCAGGCGTATCAGTCAGGATCAGATGCGAGAGCTTCTCCATTTTGTGGAATTCTGGGGAGATGAGGACAAGGACCAGTTCCTGCAATCTGTGAGAAGACATAACCCTCCGGTCATCAGGGATCTGGCTGGAGACTTCTCTCCTGGGATCAGGGTCTTCTAGCTGCAGTTACCTGTACTTGTCAGTGCCTTTTCCTTATTAGCACTACATGGTTCATTAACAGGAGTCTTCCTGGCCTGATACActgttataaggctgggttcacactacgtatatttgaggctgtatttgtgaggctgtatagcaaccaaaacaaggagtggattgaaaacacagaaaggctctgttcacataatgttgtaattgagtggatggccgtcatttaatggcaaatatttgctgttattttaaaacaacggctgttatattgaaataatggccgttatttaccgttatatggcggccatccactcaatttcaacattgtgtgaacagatcctttctgtgtttttaatccactcctggttttggttgctatgaggacctgacttgaggaccaaatactgcctgaaatataggtagtgtgaacccagccctatacagtaaattattaacccttaggggacacaggaACTTTTGGCATTTATGACGCCATAATCCCCGACGCTGACGGTTGCCGGTGCTGGACTGCTAATGTTTATCCCACAACTGTGAAATTAAATTTCCAGCTCTCAGTGGCAGTCTGTTTCTTACTTGTTGTTTTCTTGATGTCatgttacattctgtatgttaCCCCCCAAGGGCACTATAAACATAAatgataataatattattagaaTTACTCCCTTTCCCATCTGAGCTGCTACGTCACCTGTTGCTGGATGAGGAGGGGGGCCCCCTTACTGTATCAGGTCTTTCGTCTTTCTTGAAGGTCCCCCTGACACACATTTAATTTATACTTTATTCATTTTCTTATAAATAATACCACAATTATTAATACAAAATGCCATAACTTACATCATATTAACCCATTTCCCTTGGTTGGTGAAATCTTACTTTCTTCTTGAGGACCTACTAATATATCACAGGCTCGACATTCATTTCGTCTGACGTCCTGCCAAGAGATGTCCCCTAGGACGCCTGgacttgttttgaatacagctgtaTCCCCTTAGGGTTCACCCCCCTCCACCCTCTAATTCAATCATCCTCTTCTATTCTATACTCGCCAGCCCCTTGTTGATCATCCCCCCCTGACACACATTACTTTGCTGTCCTATGTGAGGGCGTCTTCTCTTAGGATTTGTAGGCAGTATAATTCAGAGCACCGCTCTTCTGGTTTGGGGAACGGTTGGGCTACAGTCTGTATCTGGTAATGGTTATTTCCCATATTTATAAGGAATTAATCGGACCTTTCCCGGCCACAACTCCACCCTTTCTTTGACTCTGGGAAAAAGACTTGGGCAGGACTTTCTATGGGGATGAGACTTGCCTGATTCTGACCACTCCGCACAGCTCCTCCAGATGTGTATGTATTCAGGAGAATGGATACGAAGTATTATCAAGATGATACAAAACACCGGACATTACGTCCCTTTAGAGTTTGGAACACTAGCAATCCTACTAGTCAGCTGTtatttagggccttattacactgagcgacggAGGTCAATTCGGTAGattatcacttcatgtaataaagacaatgatcagctgatgacaactcTCGTGGgcttaggtccagatctaaaatATTTGGCCGTCGTCTGTGCATTGCTACgtataatagtgatgtgcggccgacGGGTGGTGAatatgtatagaaaataataaactgtatcccttacctcttcacgctccccggtgtcttcctggttTCTCACACTCCCCACAGCCGATGGTACaactttagggtcctatttcctgggccgaggagggcccgatcaacaatgtaaacgagcgccgatctgctagatcgccgctcgtttactgggcctattccacggcccgatgatcattgagcgaaggctgcagggacattgttaccgatgtccttgcagcaatacattacctgtcaggtcttctccgctctgtcttcctttccgggtcccgcacgctctagcttcagaatggcctgtcagctgacaggccactcagccaatcacaggccacggcggtcccggcctgtgattggctgagcgctccgtcagctgacaggccattctgaagctagagcacgcgggacccggggaggaagacagaacgGAGAAggcctgacaggtaatgtatgatgctgctgcttgtcaaatcgtcggttgcccgccgcgcaccgctattccaccgtagcgatgtgcggtgggggaacaatgattttaggtctggccctaaatgaacaatcagccgatgacacgatcatcggctgattgttctctctattccaccgagtgatcgttactgtggaatagggtccttagaagtgactgctcagccaatcactgcccaggaCAGCGGCCGTGGCCAGTGGTTCgccgagcagcctgtcacttcagagatcagCTACGGGGAGCGTCAAGACAccggggagcggggagaggtatacagtttattatttactatacaaCAAGGGCCgaacagacatcgctaacaatatatatacagtccttgcccactcccccccctttATTTTTTCTCCTTTTGTATCTCATCTCTACCTACGtctcttcttttcttcttgtttATAGTGTTGCTGTTTATTATTTCATACACTTTCTTTGTCAGTATTGTTGATTCTTATTGTGTTGCCAAATTGCCAGTTCATATCCTTTGCATTATGTGCTATGTTGGTCTTGGTGCACTACCTGACCTGGACTTTTATTCAGCGTCAGCACGCCATGGATATGTCCGATTATATGGATGACCGTACAGAGACATATTTACCAGCTTGTAAGATACCTCATAATAAGGAGACGACATTACAGAAAGGAGGAGCTTTGTACCAAGAAGGTTTGGATAGTTATAACACCATCAAGGACGGTATATAATTCATAGGACGACTAACCGTATAGAGACACTCTATCCCACCATCAGCAATGGAGGACTATGCCAGTGAAAGTAAGCGGACTAATGTGTATGTAAGTCATTGGCTGCAGCATTCGATCTATGACGTTGTAGAGATATGTCTGCCATTCCAAATGCAGAGTCTCAGCGTAAGAGAGAGGGAAGCCCTGCCCCGTAC belongs to Dendropsophus ebraccatus isolate aDenEbr1 chromosome 9, aDenEbr1.pat, whole genome shotgun sequence and includes:
- the LOC138801576 gene encoding NACHT, LRR and PYD domains-containing protein 1b allele 5-like isoform X1 — its product is MASSKLGEDLTCSICQNLYSDSTSLICGHSCCPLCITERLNTQDQSWYYTCPQCGKRPSLQRNTELTQQVEKLQYEREKSDDPSIPDISSYLQCELSLSVALEAEKCPEYNLPLKYYCPQDSAAIDRVWCLLGRHSLNEASKNKDEELTRLKKLLSKKLMGTSLQEKQSVRLEEDPSQIMRAIEKKLRTTDPLSVLKESGQSNKARFHRNKRTDPDLLSREMVRSIGALLTNIFPAGATDDGTVQNVDAVLDSKAPDSGSVGSGPSANTEVYRFWREDSRPGEDFKVAQAGWREKEKVTDSDWRRRPRLRLTSAGRHICPETGIQFVVKGPVVLEYNVESWSNHMTDTLRSRYETVGPLFNVTVQEGPDNVSAVYLPHYLSPQCYDQYKTYIKCVHFKDNKITLESPTRLDPSYAVLENPTFSFWGVLIEKILTFIPSLFPLDGVVLIYCKVDTTYSFRLFAMIDNEPRLKRAIDKQVGNEFHYISKPPQTSSVYRWKDYVVQGPPGAVMEAEVIRFKFSCPSKLYPYTGITVRDIGEEIQLSIAERSNGNIVWSRSLRREDLDHLRGETAGSATNRRSQQPPFPDQRHFVDRHRAAPIGRVAPIPDREQLVDRHRVAPIPYEEHFVDRYRPALIQRIALVAPILDDLLQRRLLTREQYEIIFSRRISQDQMRELLHFVEFWGDEDKDQFLQSVRRHNPPVIRDLAGDFSPGIRVF
- the LOC138801576 gene encoding caspase recruitment domain-containing protein 8-like isoform X4 encodes the protein MASSKLGEDLTCSICQNLYSDSTSLICGHSCCPLCITERLNTQDQSWYYTCPQCGKRPSLQRNTELTQQVEKLQYEREKSDDPSIPDISSYLQCELSLSVALEAEKCPEYNLPLKYYCPQDSAAIDRVWCLLGRHSLNEASKNKDEELTRLKKLLSKKLMGTSLQEKQSVRLEEDPSQIMRAIEKKLRTTDPLSVLKESGQSNKARFHRNKRTDPDLLSREMVRSIGALLTNIFPAGATDDGTVQNVDAVLDSKAPDSGSVGSGPSANTEVYRLRLTSAGRHICPETGIQFVVKGPVVLEYNVESWSNHMTDTLRSRYETVGPLFNVTVQEGPDNVSAVYLPHYLSPQCYDQYKTYIKCVHFKDNKITLESPTRLDPSYAVLENPTFSFWGVLIEKILTFIPSLFPLDGVVLIYCKVDTTYSFRLFAMIDNEPRLKRAIDKQVGNEFHYISKPPQTSSVYRWKDYVVQGPPGAVMEAEVIRFKFSCPSKLYPYTGITVRDIGEEIQLSIAERSNGNIVWSRSLRREDLDHLRGETAGSATNRRSQQPPFPDQRHFVDRHRAAPIGRVAPIPDREQLVDRHRVAPIPYEEHFVDRYRPALIQRIALVAPILDDLLQRRLLTREQYEIIFSRRISQDQMRELLHFVEFWGDEDKDQFLQSVRRHNPPVIRDLAGDFSPGIRVF